The Rhizoctonia solani chromosome 4, complete sequence genome contains a region encoding:
- a CDS encoding aldo/keto reductase family protein, translating into MAASIPKVKLNNGVEIPALGLGTWQSKPEEVTNAVNHALKSGYRHIDCAFAYGNEAQVGEGIKKSGVPRSEIFITTKVWSTYHRRVRESLEESLKNLGTDYVDRASAYALACSAQPQWQPSSFPTLEDGTRDVDKEWHISKTWHNSRSSLKRAKSRQSVFPTAPSSSSTRFSPPQRSPGCNQVELHPYNPQLELAKFCNPLLKDDVVVEIAQKHNSTPVAVLTGYHIAKGHVVLPKSVTPERIESNLKYAELDTSDVEKLDSLAASGKQQRFVKPAWPIVLGFPDWK; encoded by the exons ATGGCCGCTTCCATCCCTAAAGTCAAGCTCAACAACGGTGTTGAGATCCCTGCTCTCGGCCTCG GTACGTGGCAGTCCAAGCCTGAGGAAGTTACCAATGCCGTCAATCACGCATTGAAGAGCGGCTACAGGCACATCGATTGTGCATTT GCCTACGGAAACGAAGCTCAAGTTGGCGAGGGTATCAAGAAATCTGGCGTTCCTCGTTCAGAGATCTTCATTACTACTAAGGTCTGGTCGACCTACCACCGCCGCGTTAGGGAATCACTCGAGGAGTCGCTAAAGAACCTTGGTACCGACTACGTCGATCGTGC TTCTGCTTATGCACTGGCCTGTTCCGCTCAACCCCAATGGCAACCATCCTCTTTTCCCACCTTGGAGGACGGCACTCGCGATGTTGATAAGGAATGGCACATCTCCAAGACCTGGCACAACTCGAGGAGCTCCTTGAAGAGGGCAAAGTCAAGGCAATCGGTGTTTCCAACTGCTCCGAGCTCAAGCTCAACGAGATTCTCCCCACCGCAAAGGTCGCCCGGCTGTAACCAGGTCGAACTTCACCCTTACAACCCTCAGCTGGAGCTTGCCAAGTTCTGCAA CCCTCTCCTCAAGGACGATGTTGTGGTAGAGATTGCACAAAAGCACAACTCGACTCCAGTAGCG GTGCTAACCGGATATCATA TCGCCAAGGGGCACGTTGTTTTGCCTAAATCTGTCACCCCTGAGCGTATCGAGTCGAATCTCAAGTACGCGGAACTTGACACTTCGGATGTCGAGAAGCTCGACTCGCTTGCTGCGTCTGGAAAGCAACAACGTTTCGTCAAGCCTGCATGGC CGATCGTCCTCGGCTTCCCCGACTGGAAGTAA